In Podospora pseudoanserina strain CBS 124.78 chromosome 5, whole genome shotgun sequence, a single window of DNA contains:
- the MSS4 gene encoding Phosphatidylinositol-4-phosphate 5-kinase (EggNog:ENOG503NW6Q; COG:T) → MPSFLPDGSAAIDSQSSGLVHLDQAAQYGLSNPGKLNVHVARQPHSHTSNESFDESSYNSSNSSQTSEASADPRTRLNHDVNGEYPKKAPPSMNTLPNGSPAGGLTNGSGNTTIDSTSRKPIPNGNSTVLVDRTLKANGGNDSTTSSPQEAFPRISVSSGLDVNGTAQTDPYARPISKGGIRTVQDNNESSVATLPLNASTATSDSLSPEPKNQKAPHRYSSPPFPGPIASGPLAPPPPPAPGIKHRHTLEVPKVTQGRGSRDGAEGYASGRFSPTIGGGVRRASLSLARRNTRSLHSEAHHEVMPDEDAMRWAEAYRQKRATKRRRREIEDDDRVLVGTKVDETHANWVTAYNMLTGIRVAVSRTNAKLDRQLTDADFDVKQKSTFDIAGNELVPSAKYDFKFKDYAPWVFRHLRALFRLDPADYLMSLTGKYILSELGSPGKSGSFFYFSRDYKYIIKTIHHAEHKFLRKILKDYYQHVTNNPNTLLSQFYGLHRVKMPYGKKIHFVVMNNLFPPHRDIHQTFDLKGSTIGRDYREEELANNPRATLKDLNWLRRKRHLELGIQKKKMFLEQLQKDVRLLQKLHIMDYSLLIGIHDLQRGNEENLRDKTLRVFNPGGNGVPEDENPHSVLMRTPSKLENQRKARELRQMIQTEKPVPMGETSSRMPDELEDGQKSGFVFNQDDGGFRATHEDNAPGDEIYYLGVIDCLTHYGMIKKIEHFWKGLSSDRTQISALPPHEYGERFINFINGVTMSQEEALREAQERDAAQAAAAASEERQRVGSWSSLRGRSSNAAPPVPSYLPPAPPGASSSGMKLPEVELTMQKAEEQARRSEHRGPSEENIPDRTLRTTASPSNNPGSSSGKHQSPPLGDRRDTAVLPVVEEAAESQSTKSRRSQKSHTSRLSQEDDHRPPTPAKDGDDFRTGTFTSHLMGGRSRGSDSGRPPPTPPKTGHGYGGVSHHIMMKPDSVDSGYGQGGGLRSVSGSQKSRLDQGHVKNQISRDSLDKALPPLPRVNGSS, encoded by the exons ATGCCCTCCTTCCTGCCGGACGGAAGTGCGGCAATCGACTCCCAATCCTCGGGCCTCGTGCACCTCGATCAAGCCGCCCAGTACGGCCTGTCGAACCCCGGCAAACTCAATGTACACGTTGCGCGCCAGCCACACTCGCACACATCCAACGAGAGCTTCGACGAGAGCTCCTACAACTCGTCTAATTCTTCACAAACCTCCGAGGCCTCTGCCGACCCGCGAACGCGACTCAACCACGACGTGAATGGGGAATATCCGAAAAAGGCTCCCCCAAGTATGAACACGCTGCCAAATGGCAGTCCTGCTGGAGGATTGACGAACGGATCGGGCAACACCACGATCGACTCGACGAGCCGCAAACCAATACCGAATGGCAATTCGACAGTGTTGGTGGACAGGACGCTAAAGGCTAATGGGGGGAATGATTCAACAACATCGAGCCCGCAAGAGGCCTTTCCGCGGATATCTGTCAGTTCAGGACTCGACGTTAACGGTACCGCGCAGACCGACCCATATGCGCGGCCAATAAGTAAAGGGGGTATTCGCACAGTTCAGGATAACAACGAGTCGTCGGTAGCAACCTTGCCTCTCAACGCCTCGACCGCGACGTCCGATTCTTTAAGCCCGGAACCGAAAAACCAAAAGGCGCCACACAGAtattcctcccccccatttCCCGGCCCGATTGCCTCAGGCCCGctagcaccaccaccaccacctgcccctGGGATCAAGCACCGTCACACACTCGAGGTTCCCAAGGTAACACAAGGGCGCGGATCGCGGGATGGGGCCGAAGGTTATGCTAGCGGCAGATTCTCGCCCACCATTGGCGGCGGAGTTAGGAGAGCATCGTTGAGTTTGGCTAGGAGGAACACGAGATCTCTGCACTCGGAGGCCCACCATGAGGTGATGCCGGATGAAGATGCCATGCGGTGGGCCGAAGCGTACAGGCAAAAGCGCGCTaccaagagaagaagaagggaaattgaggatgatgacagGGTGCTGGTCGGGACAAAGGTGGATGAGACGCACGCGAACTGGGTGACGGCATACAATATGTTGACTGGCATCCGTGTGGCCGTGTCGAGAACCAACGCGAAACTTGACCGGCAGCTGACGGACGCCGACTTCGACGTCAAGCAGAAGTCTACTTTCGATAT TGCCGGAAATGAACTGGTGCCGTCGGCCAAGTACGACTTCAAGTTCAAGGACTATGCTCCGTGGGTCTTCCGCCACCTGCGAGCACTGTTCCGCCTCGATCCCGCCGACTATCTCATGTCCTTGACGGGTAAGTACATCTTGTCAGAGCTTGGGTCGCCGGGCAAGAGTGGAAGTTTTTTCTACTTTTCGCGGGACTACAAGTACATCATCAAGACGATCCACCACGCCGAGCACAAGTTTCTCAGGAAGATCTTGAAGGATTACTACCAGCatgtcaccaacaaccccaacactcTGCTTTCGCAGTTTTACGGTCTTCACCGGGTCAAGATGCCCTACGGCAAAAAGATCCACTTTGTCGTCATGAACAACCTGTTCCCGCCACACCGGGACATCCACCAGACTTTCGACTTGAAGGGCTCGACGATTGGGCGAGACTacagggaggaggagctggcgaaCAACCCGAGGGCAACGCTGAAGGATCTGAACTGGCTGCGCCGGAAGAGACATCTTGAGCTGGGGAttcagaaaaagaagatgTTCTTGGAGCAACTGCAGAAGGATGTGCGGTTGTTGCAGAAGCTGCACATCATGGATTACTCGCTGCTGATAGGCATCCACGATCTTCAGAGGGGGAACGAGGAAAACTTACGGGATAAGACGTTGCGGGTGTTCAACCCCGGGGGCAATGGCGTTCCGGAGGATGAGAACCCTCACTCGGTTCTGATGAGGACGCCGTCAAAGCTGGAGAACCAGCGGAAGGCGAGAGAGCTGAGGCAGATGATCCAGACGGAGAAGCCAGTGCCCATGGGCGAAACTAGTAGCCGGATGCCGGATGAGCTTGAGGACGGGCAGAAGTCCGGCTTTGTGTTTAACcaggatgatggaggatTCAGGGCGACGCATGAGGATAATGCACCGGGGGATGAGATTTACTACCTGGGGGTGATTGATTGTCTCACTCAC TACGGCATGATCAAAAAGATCGAGCACTTTTGGAAGGGCCTGTCGAGCGATCGCACGCAGATCTCGGCCCTCCCGCCACACGAGTACGGCGAGAGATTCATCAACTTTATCAACGGCGTAACAATGTCacaggaggaggctttgcgagaagctcaagaaagAGACGCGGCTCAagcagctgctgccgccTCGGAGGAACGACAACGGGTAGGCAGCTGGAGTAGTCTCCGGGGCCGCTCGTCGAATGCAGCTCCTCCAGTACCAAGCTACCTCCCTCCAGCGCCACCGGGAGCCTCGTCGTCGGGCATGAAATTACCCGAGGTTGAGCTCACGATGCAAAAGGCTGAGGAGCAAGCAAGGAGAAGCGAGCATCGCGGCCCGAGCGAGGAGAACATACCTGATCGCACTCTCCGAACTACCGCCTCTCCGTCCAATAACCCTGGTTCCAGCAGCGGGAAACATCAGTCCCCGCCGCTTGGTGACCGTCGAGACACAGCAGTTCTGCCGGTGGTAGAGGAAGCGGCTGAAAGCCAGTCAACCAAGTCCCGCCGCAGTCAGAAATCACACACGAGTCGTCTCAGTCAAGAAGACGACCACCGACCGCCCACCCCCGCAAAGGACGGTGATGATTTCCGCACAGGGACCTTTACCAGCCATTTGATGGGTGGTAGGAGTAGGGGCAGCGATTCAGGGAGACCGCCACCGACGCCGCCCAAAACAGGCCATGGCTATGGCGGCGTCTCGCATCACATCATGATGAAGCCAGACAGCGTGGATAGCGGGTATGGTCAAGGTGGCGGGTTGAGGAGCGTGTCGGGGAGCCAAAAGAGCCGGTTGGATCAGGGGCATGTGAAGAACCAGATCAGTAGGGATAGTTTGGATAAGGCGCTGCCCCCGCTGCCGAGGGTCAATGGGAGTTCTTAG